Proteins found in one Haloferax litoreum genomic segment:
- the phnE gene encoding phosphonate ABC transporter, permease protein PhnE: MSDRDADSPAVRPDGGTTTGNLEGALSDITLTKRIKWGMAFVLSLAFGFLFFQALAEVGFSLAEIVYYWPEFQEALGEFFPRTSLFGVLPFVDVGSYWQFIQERNLFGAAIVTLAMGFAGTILGIPGALLLGVLGSERVTPYPFNFIFRGTMSVIRAIPALVWALIYIPLGGVSPFTATLAIGTDTMGNLGRLFTDALEEVEDGPIEAIESTGANRRQTVVFGMLSQVFTPFIAWTMYILEINTRIAVTMGLIGGGGIGYILQTQRSLFKYTNMMATILVIFLLVVSVEFVSQRVRSYIRGEEEGLSFLKLVVEFPQRMARSLWE; encoded by the coding sequence ATGAGTGACCGAGACGCCGACTCCCCGGCGGTGCGACCCGACGGCGGAACAACGACAGGGAACCTCGAAGGTGCACTCAGCGACATCACGCTCACGAAGCGCATCAAGTGGGGGATGGCGTTCGTCCTCTCACTCGCCTTCGGATTCCTGTTCTTCCAAGCGCTCGCCGAAGTCGGGTTCTCGCTCGCCGAAATCGTCTACTACTGGCCGGAGTTTCAGGAGGCGCTCGGCGAGTTCTTCCCGCGCACGTCGCTCTTCGGTGTTCTGCCGTTCGTCGACGTCGGGTCGTACTGGCAGTTCATCCAGGAGCGCAACCTCTTCGGTGCGGCCATCGTCACGCTTGCGATGGGCTTTGCGGGGACGATTCTCGGCATCCCCGGCGCACTCCTCCTCGGCGTCCTCGGGTCCGAGCGCGTGACGCCCTACCCGTTCAACTTCATCTTCCGCGGGACGATGAGCGTCATCCGCGCCATCCCGGCACTCGTCTGGGCGCTCATCTACATCCCGCTCGGCGGCGTCTCGCCGTTCACGGCGACGCTCGCCATCGGCACCGACACGATGGGGAACCTCGGCCGCCTGTTCACCGACGCACTCGAAGAAGTCGAAGACGGGCCAATCGAGGCCATCGAATCGACTGGCGCGAATCGCCGACAGACCGTCGTCTTCGGGATGCTCTCGCAGGTGTTCACGCCCTTCATCGCGTGGACGATGTACATCCTCGAAATCAACACCCGCATCGCCGTCACGATGGGCCTCATCGGCGGTGGCGGTATCGGCTACATCCTGCAGACCCAGCGGAGTCTGTTCAAGTACACGAACATGATGGCGACGATTCTCGTCATCTTCCTCCTCGTCGTCTCCGTCGAGTTCGTGAGTCAGCGTGTCCGCTCGTACATCCGCGGCGAGGAAGAGGGACTGAGTTTCCTCAAACTCGTCGTGGAGTTCCCGCAACGGATGGCCCGTTCGCTCTGGGAGTAG
- a CDS encoding DUF6498-containing protein, translating into MSWSPRSVSSPFALAALVAANAVPLVGVVWFDWSLKALLVAYWLESGVVGLLNVPKILAASGSGDGGATITASINGQQVDLSPPEEPRDEFHVYASNVPIAGFFAMHYGIFWVVHGVFVWTFDAFAVGDVGGVPLLPVGIAAGATLLSHGGSFVVNFVGREEYRTISPGKQMSEPYRRVIVLHLTIILGAFLVASSGAPAAALVVMVVVKTVLDVAAHLREHARATQRAKKRERDETPPELDARDVST; encoded by the coding sequence ATGTCGTGGTCACCTCGTTCCGTCTCGTCTCCCTTCGCCCTCGCAGCGTTGGTGGCCGCGAACGCCGTCCCACTCGTCGGCGTGGTGTGGTTCGACTGGAGCCTCAAGGCGCTCTTGGTCGCGTATTGGCTCGAAAGCGGCGTCGTCGGACTGCTGAACGTCCCGAAGATTCTGGCGGCCAGTGGGTCCGGTGACGGCGGGGCGACGATAACCGCGAGCATCAACGGCCAACAGGTCGACCTCTCGCCGCCCGAGGAACCCAGAGACGAGTTTCACGTCTACGCCTCGAACGTCCCCATCGCGGGCTTCTTCGCCATGCACTACGGCATCTTCTGGGTCGTCCACGGCGTGTTCGTCTGGACGTTCGACGCTTTCGCCGTCGGCGACGTTGGCGGCGTTCCCCTCCTCCCCGTCGGCATCGCCGCGGGCGCGACGCTCCTCAGTCACGGTGGGTCGTTCGTCGTCAACTTCGTTGGACGGGAGGAGTACCGAACAATCTCCCCCGGAAAACAGATGTCCGAACCGTATCGTCGGGTCATCGTCCTTCACCTGACGATTATCCTCGGCGCGTTCCTCGTCGCCTCCTCGGGCGCGCCCGCGGCGGCCCTCGTCGTCATGGTCGTCGTCAAGACGGTGCTGGACGTGGCCGCACACCTCAGAGAGCACGCACGGGCAACACAGCGAGCGAAGAAGAGAGAGCGAGACGAGACACCACCCGAACTGGACGCGCGAGACGTGTCTACCTGA
- a CDS encoding uracil-DNA glycosylase: MEHMEGLCVTDCEQCPELVESRSRIVNGVGPDDADLLFLGEAPGAKEDEGGEPFVGRSGSVLDDALREAGLARADVRITNCVRCRPPDNRDPTTEELANCKGYLASEFELVAPELVVTLGKVPSQHLLDRSVAITNEAGSVVDARLGDDSYRVLLSVHPAATLYDRSQREGFFETIARAADLSGLADSSEGQASLGDF; encoded by the coding sequence ATGGAACACATGGAGGGCCTCTGCGTGACCGACTGCGAGCAGTGCCCCGAACTCGTCGAGTCACGGAGTCGCATCGTCAACGGGGTCGGCCCCGACGACGCCGACCTGCTCTTCCTCGGCGAGGCACCCGGTGCGAAAGAAGACGAAGGCGGTGAACCGTTCGTGGGACGCTCCGGGTCCGTCCTCGACGACGCACTCCGCGAAGCAGGACTCGCCCGCGCCGACGTTCGCATCACTAACTGCGTCCGCTGTCGCCCGCCGGACAACCGCGACCCGACGACGGAGGAACTGGCCAACTGCAAGGGCTACCTCGCCAGCGAGTTCGAACTCGTCGCCCCCGAACTCGTCGTCACGCTCGGAAAGGTTCCGTCACAGCACCTCCTCGACCGGAGTGTCGCCATCACGAACGAGGCAGGGTCCGTCGTCGACGCCCGCCTCGGCGACGACTCGTACCGCGTGCTCCTCTCCGTCCACCCCGCCGCGACGCTCTACGACCGGAGTCAACGCGAGGGGTTCTTCGAGACCATCGCCCGGGCCGCCGACCTCTCCGGCCTCGCGGATTCGTCCGAGGGGCAAGCGAGTCTCGGCGACTTCTGA
- a CDS encoding endonuclease dU — MKTGTRALGIAESYSGTARAPTADHTDSRHSSAVPSPDSDADTTATPDGHAESVLCGAVVRADRVVDGLAFETCTVGGDDATDAIASLSQSLGREDVRYVLVSGIAPAWFNLVDIDRLASTLDRPVLSVSFEESEGLEPALSEHFAGDEHARRLEIYRDAPPRRAVEVNGERVFVRAAGCDDDEAVRVLRAFTPTGGRPEPLRVARMAARAARQFVGN; from the coding sequence GTGAAGACAGGGACCCGCGCGCTCGGGATTGCGGAGTCGTACTCCGGGACAGCGCGCGCGCCCACAGCGGACCACACTGACTCACGACATTCTTCGGCAGTCCCGTCTCCGGACAGCGACGCCGATACGACAGCGACGCCCGACGGTCACGCGGAGAGCGTCCTCTGCGGCGCTGTCGTCCGTGCGGACCGTGTCGTCGATGGACTCGCGTTCGAGACGTGTACCGTCGGCGGTGACGACGCCACCGACGCTATCGCCTCGCTGTCCCAATCGCTCGGCCGCGAAGACGTTCGCTACGTGCTCGTCTCGGGTATCGCTCCAGCGTGGTTCAACCTCGTCGACATCGACCGCCTCGCGTCTACCCTCGACCGACCGGTACTCTCCGTCTCGTTCGAGGAGAGCGAGGGCCTCGAACCAGCACTCTCCGAACACTTCGCTGGCGACGAACACGCCCGCCGTCTCGAAATCTATCGCGACGCCCCACCCCGTCGTGCCGTCGAGGTGAACGGTGAACGAGTCTTCGTCCGTGCCGCCGGGTGCGACGACGACGAGGCGGTTCGGGTACTCCGCGCGTTCACGCCGACCGGTGGCCGACCAGAACCACTCCGCGTGGCCCGGATGGCCGCCCGTGCGGCGCGGCAGTTCGTTGGGAATTAA
- a CDS encoding DUF5786 family protein gives MGFGSYDESEQGDQNVDFDEEDGVETSKENHEGKVDFEIGASNDELLDRLQEIKEE, from the coding sequence ATGGGATTCGGGAGCTACGACGAGTCTGAGCAGGGCGACCAGAACGTCGATTTCGACGAAGAAGACGGTGTAGAGACGAGCAAAGAGAACCACGAAGGCAAAGTCGACTTCGAGATTGGCGCGTCGAACGACGAGTTACTCGACCGCCTGCAGGAAATCAAAGAAGAGTGA
- a CDS encoding MBL fold metallo-hydrolase encodes MEVIPVTADADVFTCNAYLVLGDRTVLVDAGTMTGVEDVVAEHTDHLDAVVVTHQHSDHVGELDAVVDRFDPDVYAYADHPLRTHELEDGDEVVLGDESFEVVYTPGHADDHVSLVSGRLLFSGDVVVYNDGAFDDGSFGRTDLPGQSRERLIASLQTLHDRLSETVAAMYAGHGDVFENETGGDTVRDVVARALERAERREPKYPEE; translated from the coding sequence ATGGAAGTCATCCCAGTCACCGCCGACGCCGACGTCTTCACCTGTAACGCCTATCTCGTCCTCGGCGACCGGACGGTGCTCGTCGACGCCGGGACGATGACCGGCGTCGAAGACGTGGTCGCAGAACACACAGACCACCTCGACGCCGTCGTGGTCACCCACCAACACTCGGACCACGTCGGCGAGTTGGACGCCGTCGTGGACCGATTCGACCCGGACGTATACGCCTACGCAGACCACCCGCTTCGGACCCACGAACTCGAAGACGGCGACGAAGTCGTACTGGGTGACGAGTCGTTCGAAGTGGTCTACACACCGGGCCACGCCGACGACCACGTCTCGCTCGTGAGCGGCCGGTTACTGTTCTCCGGTGACGTGGTCGTGTACAACGACGGCGCGTTCGACGACGGGAGTTTCGGCCGCACCGACCTTCCGGGGCAGTCGCGCGAACGCCTCATCGCCAGTCTGCAAACGCTCCACGACAGGTTGTCTGAGACGGTCGCGGCGATGTACGCTGGTCACGGTGACGTGTTCGAAAACGAGACTGGCGGCGACACCGTCCGCGACGTGGTCGCCCGCGCCCTCGAACGTGCCGAACGCCGGGAACCGAAGTACCCGGAGGAGTGA
- a CDS encoding 50S ribosomal protein L40e, whose product MASDAATKRTLEKQICMRCNARNPKKAKRCRKCGYKHLRPKSKERRAA is encoded by the coding sequence ATGGCTAGTGACGCTGCGACGAAGCGGACGCTCGAAAAGCAGATTTGCATGCGCTGCAACGCGCGAAACCCGAAGAAAGCGAAGCGGTGCCGCAAGTGCGGTTACAAACACCTCCGTCCGAAGTCGAAAGAGCGCCGCGCTGCGTAA
- the trxA gene encoding thioredoxin: protein MRRDTMTVRLLDFYADWCGPCKTQDPILDDLEDDYESVAFEKVDVDEEQDVANQYQVRSLPTLIVENDDGIVDRFVGVTQREDIEAALKQAGA from the coding sequence GTGCGTCGGGATACGATGACTGTTCGACTCTTGGACTTTTACGCGGACTGGTGCGGCCCTTGTAAGACGCAGGACCCGATTCTCGACGACCTCGAAGACGACTACGAGAGCGTCGCGTTCGAGAAGGTCGACGTCGACGAAGAACAAGACGTGGCCAACCAGTACCAGGTGCGCTCGCTCCCCACGCTCATCGTCGAGAACGACGATGGCATCGTCGACCGGTTCGTCGGCGTGACCCAGCGTGAGGACATCGAGGCAGCGCTGAAGCAGGCCGGCGCGTAA
- a CDS encoding preprotein translocase subunit Sec61beta, with protein sequence MSKGQNSGGLMSSAGLVRYFDAEDRNAIRVDPKTIVALGTLFGIGILVLNALAF encoded by the coding sequence ATGAGCAAGGGCCAGAACAGTGGCGGTCTGATGTCGAGCGCAGGTCTCGTCCGCTACTTCGACGCGGAAGACCGCAACGCAATTCGAGTCGACCCGAAGACCATCGTGGCGTTAGGGACCCTGTTCGGCATCGGTATCCTGGTGCTGAACGCCCTCGCGTTCTGA
- the pdxT gene encoding pyridoxal 5'-phosphate synthase glutaminase subunit PdxT, translated as MDTLRAGVVAVQGDVSEHADAIERAAEAHGVAAEIVEIRSAGLVPDCDVLLMPGGESTTISRLLAREGIDEEIGAHVAAGKPVLATCAGLIVASSDAKDDRVETLDLVDVTVDRNAFGRQVDSFEAPLDVEGLDSPFPAVFIRAPLIDDVGDGVEVLAEWDGTPVAVRDGPVVGTSFHPELTADSRIHDLAFFDELEVEAQA; from the coding sequence ATGGATACGCTACGCGCCGGCGTCGTCGCCGTTCAGGGCGACGTCTCCGAGCACGCCGACGCCATCGAACGCGCCGCCGAGGCCCACGGCGTCGCCGCGGAAATCGTCGAGATTCGAAGTGCTGGACTCGTGCCCGACTGCGACGTGCTTCTCATGCCGGGCGGAGAGTCGACGACCATCTCGCGCCTCCTCGCACGCGAGGGAATCGACGAGGAAATCGGGGCACACGTCGCCGCCGGAAAGCCTGTTCTCGCCACCTGTGCGGGTCTCATCGTCGCCTCCAGCGACGCGAAAGACGACCGCGTCGAGACGCTCGACCTCGTCGACGTGACCGTCGACCGCAACGCCTTCGGCCGGCAGGTCGACAGTTTCGAAGCGCCCCTCGACGTGGAGGGCCTCGACTCGCCGTTCCCGGCGGTGTTCATCCGCGCACCCCTCATCGACGACGTTGGAGACGGCGTCGAAGTCCTCGCCGAGTGGGACGGCACCCCCGTCGCCGTCCGCGACGGCCCCGTCGTCGGTACCTCGTTCCACCCGGAACTGACCGCAGACAGCCGAATTCACGACCTCGCGTTCTTCGACGAACTGGAAGTCGAA